Part of the Camelus bactrianus isolate YW-2024 breed Bactrian camel chromosome 6, ASM4877302v1, whole genome shotgun sequence genome, CTGGTAGTTGCAGCGGTCAGCAGGCAGGTAGCAGGCTGTGGCACCGGGGCTGCCGGCGGCCCCACAGGGGTAGTGTCCAGGCGGGCAGCTGGGGCAGTTCTCCTCATCCGTGCCATCAGCACAGTCCCACAAGCCGTCGCAGCGCTGAGCCTCGCTGTAGCAGCGCTCACCTAGGCCCTCACTAGCCCCCAAGCCAGAGCCTAGGCCGCAGGGTCGGTCCCAAGGCAAGCAGTAGCCCCGCACATGGTAGGTGGCATTGAAGCCCCGACCACTGCTCCAAGCAACTGTGTGGTAGTCGACGGTGGCCTGGCCGGACAGCGTCTCCACAGTGACGGCCTTACCGTTGCTGAAGTGGGTGAGGCTGCGCAGCAGCCGGAGGGTCTTGGGGGGCCCGGCGCCATCATACACGTGCACTGCATCTCCATAGCCCAGGTCTAGGGCCGTGAAGCGCACTGCCAGGCGCCGGCCGTCATGGGGGTCCAACAGCCAGAGGCAGGACTGGGGGTGGGAGACTGAGGCTAGGTGTGAGTACCCAAGGGAGGAGAAGACCCCATAGAAGTCTTCCAAGGTGTGAttgcagggtggggtggggtcagggaCTGAGGTCAGGTCAGGGAAGGGGTCTGAGCTGCAACCTGCCTCATCAGAGCCATCACCACAGTCATCAATCCCATCGCAGCGCTGGATGAAGGGCACACAGCGGTGGTTGAGGCACTGGAACTCATCCTGCAGGCACATCAGCCAATCTGCAGAGGCACATGGAGAGGGGCTGTGAAGCACTGGACCTGGTGGgatcctcccctcctcccttccactGCCTGTTCTAACATCCCACGGACAGCCTTGTCCAGCTTACCTTGGCTGTAGGAGAGCAAGAAGCCCTGGCCCATGGGTGCTCTGGCCCCGGCATAGCTGTAGGTGATGGTGACGTTGCCTCCAGGCAGCTGCAGGGGGCTGGCAGGGGCCTCGCATAGGGAGATCTGTGGCTGGATGGGGGACCGCAGGATTAAGCGCTCTGAGCCACAGGCCAGGTGCAGTTTTTGGAACCTACAGGGGTGGAAGAGAGCAGGAAGTAAGATACTCTTGACCACTGCCAGCGTCTTCCTCCCCCAGTGTTGTCAGGCCCCTTCTACCCCAGGAAGCACAAACGCCTGCTTATCCATAATCCAGACAGCCAAATGAAAACAGTCCAATTCCTTTGTAAGCAATGGCAATAGCCCTAACAGAGGCCTACAGCACCATGAGACGAGTGCATCCTAGAACCCTTAGGGAAAACTGATTTGTGTTCCGGACCGAGTCAGGACAGATTTATTGCTTTCTTGGTGTTGCAGCTCTGTCACCCAAGTATGGTGTGAGAAGTGACCGGCAGGTACCATACAGTTAATTAACCAGAACTCACCATCCCCTCCCAGTGCCCAGTGGTGAAACCTGAGATCACCATGGCAGTCTGATCCCTCCACCCCAACAACCTCTCCCCAGAttgccctctcccttcccctaccCTTTTCTGGGTAAACTCATGGGAAGTGAACTGTGTGAAGCAAACAGCCAGGTACTTAACATGGGCCACAACCCCGCAGCCCAACATCAGAGGGGCCCAGTGAGACCTGGACTGTTTAAAAGATCTGGGGAGGCTAAGGAAGGTTCTAAGCTAATGAAGGAACAGCTCTGACTCCCAGGTAAGGATGTGTAATGGACTGAAGGACCTCTCAGAACAGCCACATTTGAGCCCAAGGACTGTTTCTAGAGTGACTATCGTCCTTCAGGGATGACAGGACCCGAGTTAGATGTCCACTCCAGCCCAGCCCCAATTCACTGTGTCTGGTCCAGAATAAGCCAGGCTTTTAGGGCAGACTAGGCCAAATCTAATTCTACTCTTCCCCCTGTTGACAGGGTTGGAAATTCCATGGAGCAGTGATCCCTGAAGGCTTTTCCATGGCAGAGGAGGAGGCGTGGGGCAAAGGAATAGGGTCTTGCCCTGCTTCTCACCTGACTGTTACAGTCTGCTCCTTGCTGCCCAGGATAAGCCAGGTGCAGTTGGCAGGGGAGCTGCGGCTGTCCCGGCCCACTGGCCTCTGTAAGGTGCCCTGCACTTCCAAGAGCACCGCCGGGGGGTCCTCAcaggctggagagagaggaaggtaGGGACACTGGTCGACAGCCTCTTAACCATCCCACCCTTCCTCAGGCTTGAGGCCTCCAAGGGATTGGACTCTTCCAGAAGGAGCAGAGAagctcccctgccccagccacacACACTCCAGAGCCACAATCTTCAATGGGCCCCCTCCTCTCCGCACTCATCATAGTTCCACCTGAAGTATCAACACCACAAACAATATGAGGTCTGCTTTGTGCCAGTCACTGGGCTAAGAGGGACAGGAAATACTGCTTCCCTCAAGGAGACTACATTTTGGCTAGACAGATCAAGCAAGGATATTTGGGTGGGGGGGGTGTTGTTGAACAAAACTACCAGGAGAGAGTTCATGCTGGctctgtctccccatctgtaaaataaagggtGGATGATCTCCACTCTAAAACTATGGTACCAGAAGAATTCAAGGACAAGAGAGTCTTTCCCTTGGGTCCTCCCTCATTACCAAGCCCGCGGGACCCCAGGGGCATCCTCTACTCACCAGGATTTGGGAGAATGATCCGATCTGGGTGGGCCAGAGCGCCTCCTAGAGGAAGAGCGAGAAAGGGCAAGAGTCACGCTTTGGAATTTTCTTCACCTGAGCAACTCAAGGAGGAAAGGGAGCTGAGACTTCCGGGTAGTTTACGGAAGGGGTGGTGGGGAGCAGAGGAAGGCAGCGGTGTGTGACCTCGAAGGAAAGTCGGCAGCACGGCCTGTTGGGGTGGGTACAGTGATCTGCGGAGGCCAGAGGGAGGATGAGGGGTGAGGGAAGCGGGTGGAAATTTCCGAGGGCTTGGGGCAGGCAGCGCCGGGGGcagtggcagggggtgggggacacgGGCAGACAGGGTAGGGTGAGGGGCCGCGTAGGAAGAAGGGAGCTAGAGCCCCTGAGCCCGGTAACAGCCCCGGGAGCGGGGTGCCGGGCGAGTAGTCTCGTTTCGGTTTCTTACCGAGGAGTAAGAGGAGGATGGCCGGCGGCATCGTGAGCCGTCCAGAGGTGCGGGAAGAGTCCCAGAGCTTCGGTCGTCTAGCCAGTGGGGAGGCGGCGCCGCTCCGGGCGTCCAGGCCCCCCAGTGCCGCCTCCCCTAGGGGGCTCCATGGCCCGGGCTCCTCGACCGAAGCTCTGGATGCCAGGGCTGGGGGCGAGTGGGAGGTGGCGGCGTCCCGGGAGCAGGGGCGGTGCCTCTCGCCAACTTCAGAGTTGTTTTCCCCGGCCGCCGCCGCGCTCTCTCCCGAGGCTGGCCCCCAAAGCCCTGGGAGTAGGCTCGAGGCCCCGCGCTGGGGTGCGTCCTCGCCTAGAGCCCGCCCGCAGGCCGCGAACGATCCGGTCCAGGCCTGTCCGCCACCTGCCGGGGCTTGAGGCCACTTCCTCTTTGGGCCAAACTTTGCCGACTGTcagcccccagggccagcccGGGC contains:
- the LRP10 gene encoding low-density lipoprotein receptor-related protein 10, whose protein sequence is MPPAILLLLLGGALAHPDRIILPNPACEDPPAVLLEVQGTLQRPVGRDSRSSPANCTWLILGSKEQTVTVRFQKLHLACGSERLILRSPIQPQISLCEAPASPLQLPGGNVTITYSYAGARAPMGQGFLLSYSQDWLMCLQDEFQCLNHRCVPFIQRCDGIDDCGDGSDEAGCSSDPFPDLTSVPDPTPPCNHTLEDFYGVFSSLGYSHLASVSHPQSCLWLLDPHDGRRLAVRFTALDLGYGDAVHVYDGAGPPKTLRLLRSLTHFSNGKAVTVETLSGQATVDYHTVAWSSGRGFNATYHVRGYCLPWDRPCGLGSGLGASEGLGERCYSEAQRCDGLWDCADGTDEENCPSCPPGHYPCGAAGSPGATACYLPADRCNYQTFCADGADERRCRHCQPGNFRCRDEKCVYETWVCDGQPDCADGSDEWDCSYALPRKVITAAVIGSLVCGLLLVIALGCTCKLYAIRTQEYSIFAPLSRMEAEIVQQQAPPSYGQLIAQGAIPPVEDFPTENPNDNSVLGNLRSLLQILRQDMTPGGAPGARRRQRGRSMRRLVRRLRRWGLLPRTNPPARTPETRSQVTPSAASLETVDGSTGPAREGGAVGGQDGEQAPPLPVKAPLPPASTSPAFPTVPEAPAPLPVAPLEPSLLSGVVQALRGRLLPSLRPPGPTRTPPGPHTTVLSPEDEDDVLLVPLAEPGVWVVEAEDEPLLA